A stretch of the Nicotiana tabacum cultivar K326 chromosome 6, ASM71507v2, whole genome shotgun sequence genome encodes the following:
- the LOC107809903 gene encoding putative alkaline/neutral invertase B: protein MSKPFVDVSQNGTLKNYDSCSSSVAELDDIDFSRIPRPRNLNIERKGSLDERSFSEAQMMGNSPPPPSRAEYYSRGSDHFDTVHSPAKWSGFTTPRSPFGAEPHPMIAEAWEALRRSLVYFRGRPVGTIAALDSSDEKLNYDQVFVRDFVPSALAYLMNGEPEIVRNFILKTLRLQSWEKKIDRFQLGEGVMPASFKVLHDPVRNTETLMADFGESAIGRVAPIDSGFWWIILLRAYTKSTGDTSLSEMPECQKGMRLILSLCLSEGFDTFPTLLCADGCCMIDRRMGVYGYPIEIQALFFMALRCALLLLKQDAEGKEFIERIVKRLHALSYHMRTYFWLDLKQVNDIYRYKTEEYSHTAVNKFNVIPDSLPEWVFDFMPLHGGYFIGNVGPSNMDFRWFCLGNCIAILSCLATPEQETKIMDLIESRWHELVGEMPLKVCYPAIEGHEWRIVTGCDPKNTRWSYHNGGSWPVLLWLLTAACIKTGRPQIARRAIELAETRLSKDGWPEYYDGKLGRFIGKQARKHQTWSIAGYLVAKMMLEDPSHAGMVALEEDKQLKPVLKRSNSF, encoded by the exons ATGTCAAAACCATTTGTGGATGTATCTCAGAATGGTACTTTAAAGAATTATGACTCTTGCAGTAGTAGTGTGGCCGAATTGGATGATATTGATTTCTCGAGGATACCTAGGCCAAGAAACTTGAACATTGAGAGGAAGGGCTCCCTCGATGAGAGGTCCTTCAGTGAAGCTCAGATGATGGGAAACTCTCCTCCTCCCCCTTCCAGAGCAGAATATTATTCCCGCGGTTCGGACCACTTTGATACTGTCCATTCACCTGCAAAATGGTCTGGTTTTACCACTCCAAGGTCACCTTTTGGGGCCGAGCCACATCCGATGATAGCTGAGGCTTGGGAAGCTTTGAGGCGTTCTTTGGTGTACTTTCGCGGGCGTCCTGTTGGGACTATTGCCGCGTTAGACAGTTCAGATGAAAAGCTTAACTACGATCAG GTGTTTGTCAGAGACTTTGTTCCAAGTGCGTTGGCTTATTTAATGAATGGGGAACCTGAAATCGTAAGAAATTTCATCTTGAAAACTCTTCGTCTTCAGTCATGGGAGAAAAAGATAGATCGATTCCAATTGGGAGAGGGTGTAATGCCAGCTAGTTTTAAAGTGCTCCATGATCCAGTCAGGAATACAGAGACATTAATGGCAGATTTTGGTGAGAGCGCAATAGGAAGAGTGGCGCCTATTGATTCTGGATTTTGGTGGATTATATTACTTCGTGCATACACGAAATCGACAGGGGATACTTCCTTGTCTGAGATGCCTGAATGTCAGAAGGGAATGCGCCTGATACTTAGTTTATGCCTTTCAGAAGGGTTTGACACATTCCCGACTCTTCTTTGTGCTGATGGATGCTGTATGATTGATCGTAGAATG GGTGTTTACGGATACCCAATAGAGATACAAGCACTATTCTTCATGGCCTTAAGATGTGCACTTCTCTTACTCAAGCAAGACGCTGAAGGGAAGGAATTCATAGAACGAATTGTAAAGAGGCTGCACGCATTAAGCTATCACATGCGAACCTACTTTTGGCTCGACCTGAAGCAAGTTAATGACATATACAGATATAAAACTGAAGAATATTCCCACACAGCAGTCAACAAGTTTAATGTCATTCCCGATTCTCTTCCAGAATGGGTTTTTGATTTCATGCCACTTCATGGAGGCTATTTCATTGGAAATGTTGGCCCTTCAAACATGGATTTCCGATGGTTCTGCTTGGGCAATTGTATTGCAATTTTATCTTGCTTAGCGACCCCTGAACAGGAAACTAAGATCATGGATCTTATTGAGTCACGTTGGCATGAACTGGTAGGGGAAATGCCTTTGAAGGTTTGTTATCCAGCTATAGAGGGTCACGAGTGGCGGATTGTAACAGGATGTGATCCAAAAAATACTAGATGGAGCTACCATAATGGAGGTTCATGGCCAG TGCTTTTATGGCTCCTCACGGCGGCGTGTATCAAGACTGGACGGCCGCAGATAGCAAGGCGTGCCATTGAACTTGCTGAAACGAGGCTGTCCAAGGATGGGTGGCCTGAATATTATGATGGAAAACTTGGACGATTCATTGGGAAGCAAGCTCGGAAACACCAGACATGGTCAATTGCTGGCTACTTGGTGGCAAAGATGATGCTTGAAGATCCATCCCATGCGGGAATGGTAGCACTCGAGGAAGATAAGCAGCTGAAGCCTGTCTTGAAAAGATCAAATTCGTTTTGA